The following are encoded in a window of Candidatus Electrothrix rattekaaiensis genomic DNA:
- a CDS encoding glycosyltransferase family 1 protein, with protein MRIGINTLFLVPGDVGGTEIYLRRNLLAMVADNPHDVFVLFTTLDNQGLFRDELKSFANVEYVGLRFRAAIRPLRIICEQILLPWYVWKSKVAVLWSPGYTAPALCSCPQAVTVHDLQYKSHPDDLTFLERITLDALVRTACHQCEAVIAVSEFSKKEILRYGFAAVQKVHAVLEGVEPDFARPVTEEETVQLPVAGRPYILCVAHTYPHKQVHLLIEAFSRLAEKIPHHLVLVGRPRRGEGRVEESLAVCPARDRIHRLASLEYTELRSLYQQADVFVLPSEYEGFGLPVLEALLAGVLVVTTKKASLPEVGGDCASYVRQSSSEDFAEAIADVLGKTSNERAEMIDRGRAWAQEFTWKKSAACILHILKDIAGGLEPL; from the coding sequence GTGCGTATCGGAATCAATACCCTGTTTCTTGTTCCGGGTGACGTGGGCGGGACAGAGATCTATCTTCGCCGCAATCTCCTAGCTATGGTGGCCGACAATCCTCATGATGTTTTTGTCCTGTTCACCACCTTGGATAACCAAGGGCTTTTTCGTGATGAACTGAAGTCCTTTGCCAATGTGGAATATGTTGGTCTGCGGTTTCGTGCAGCGATCAGGCCCTTACGTATTATCTGCGAACAAATTCTTCTGCCTTGGTATGTCTGGAAGAGTAAGGTGGCTGTGCTCTGGTCTCCGGGCTATACCGCACCGGCCCTGTGCAGCTGTCCGCAGGCAGTGACGGTGCATGATCTTCAGTATAAGAGTCACCCGGATGATCTGACTTTTTTGGAGCGCATCACCCTTGACGCGCTGGTGCGAACAGCCTGTCACCAATGTGAGGCGGTTATCGCTGTTTCAGAGTTCTCCAAAAAGGAAATACTGCGCTACGGTTTTGCTGCTGTGCAGAAGGTGCATGCTGTACTTGAGGGCGTTGAGCCTGATTTTGCCCGTCCTGTCACGGAAGAGGAAACAGTGCAACTGCCGGTTGCAGGCAGGCCCTACATTCTTTGTGTGGCCCATACCTACCCTCATAAACAGGTGCATTTGTTGATAGAGGCCTTTTCCCGTCTTGCCGAGAAGATCCCCCATCATCTGGTCTTGGTCGGACGTCCGAGGAGAGGGGAAGGACGGGTTGAGGAAAGTCTTGCCGTCTGTCCCGCAAGAGATCGTATCCACCGTCTTGCCAGCTTGGAGTATACGGAGTTAAGGTCGCTGTATCAGCAGGCAGATGTCTTTGTCCTGCCTTCGGAGTACGAGGGCTTTGGCCTGCCGGTCCTGGAGGCCCTGCTTGCCGGTGTATTGGTGGTCACCACGAAGAAGGCCTCTTTGCCTGAGGTGGGTGGGGATTGTGCAAGCTATGTGCGGCAAAGTTCTTCAGAGGATTTTGCCGAAGCAATTGCTGATGTCCTCGGAAAAACTTCCAATGAACGGGCAGAAATGATCGACAGAGGTCGGGCTTGGGCACAGGAATTTACTTGGAAAAAGTCAGCTGCATGCATCTTGCATATACTTAAAGATATTGCAGGGGGACTTGAACCTTTGTAG
- a CDS encoding nucleoside hydrolase, producing the protein MKSRAGRKSRVVICIICIICIACMVVACREKGEPLSEEASGKLSRELSKEVPRLILDTDLSSDVDDVGAVALLHGLADQGKVEILAMQVSSGDPWSVPCLDALNTWFGRPDIPIGMVKGKAVRHESKYTRIISEGFPHNSGTSEDALDAPDAVEIYRRILHEQPDQTVTLVTIGYLTNLANLLQSEADEISPLNGVELVRQKVQRLVCMGGEYPSGREWNFYQDSAAAASVVEQWPTPVIFSGFEIGKDVLTGAGLQEAAPLNPVRRSYELYNGLTDRPSWDQVAVYSAVMTAHGQQTKLWSKNSGRNMVRPDGSNYWLNKREESADHAYLVQRADTAALATLFEELMLTQPTSLTSRPIRPGQ; encoded by the coding sequence ATGAAGAGCAGAGCGGGGCGGAAAAGCAGAGTTGTTATCTGCATTATCTGCATTATCTGCATTGCCTGCATGGTTGTTGCCTGCCGGGAAAAAGGGGAGCCGTTGTCGGAAGAAGCATCGGGAAAATTATCAAGAGAATTATCGAAAGAGGTACCTCGGTTAATTCTTGACACAGATCTCTCTTCGGATGTTGATGATGTCGGTGCTGTTGCCCTGCTGCACGGTTTGGCGGATCAGGGCAAGGTGGAGATTCTGGCCATGCAGGTTTCCTCAGGCGATCCGTGGAGTGTTCCCTGTCTGGATGCCCTGAATACTTGGTTCGGTCGCCCTGATATTCCCATCGGGATGGTTAAGGGCAAGGCTGTCCGGCACGAGTCGAAATATACCCGAATTATAAGCGAAGGATTTCCCCATAACAGCGGGACCAGTGAAGACGCACTGGACGCACCGGATGCGGTGGAGATCTATCGGCGTATTTTGCATGAGCAGCCGGATCAGACCGTGACCTTGGTGACCATCGGCTATTTGACCAATCTGGCGAACCTCCTGCAATCGGAAGCCGATGAGATATCTCCGCTGAACGGGGTTGAGCTGGTTCGGCAAAAGGTACAGCGTTTGGTCTGCATGGGCGGAGAATATCCTTCCGGCAGAGAGTGGAATTTTTATCAAGACAGTGCCGCAGCGGCCTCGGTGGTTGAGCAGTGGCCGACCCCCGTGATTTTCAGCGGTTTTGAGATTGGGAAAGACGTGCTGACCGGGGCTGGATTGCAAGAGGCGGCCCCGCTTAATCCGGTGCGCCGTAGCTATGAACTGTATAACGGTCTGACAGATCGTCCCAGTTGGGATCAGGTGGCTGTATACTCTGCTGTTATGACGGCACATGGCCAGCAAACAAAGCTTTGGTCGAAAAATTCGGGCAGAAATATGGTACGGCCCGACGGCAGCAATTATTGGCTCAATAAGCGGGAGGAGAGTGCAGATCATGCCTATCTTGTTCAGCGTGCAGATACCGCTGCTCTTGCCACTCTGTTTGAAGAGTTGATGCTGACGCAGCCTACCTCGCTCACATCTCGGCCCATCAGGCCGGGACAATAA
- a CDS encoding HAD family hydrolase: MKRELLTTWTIGQDNPAAVCGYFRQQAESGVQFFCFDYFDTLVVREIEPEYTKQLAAKLHSQLLNNRIPPESLYALRQELEREICTQSQAAGGELEFYLHTFAPLYRTLLQQTLGDIPQLEDEARFTQQILSIETVVERAVQQPCEEAIQVLIWLREQGMSTVLISDFYLPSPWFHVMLESMGIRKYFDHIYISADHGVAKSSGRLYHKVCAELGCPPEQMLMIGDNLTSDVTRPDDLGMASLYLLNPQQKTLYSRWQPEMLSESTRLRQRFIEAVSTEGVFKEISTTLWYFTRNLLETLQEQRIQDVVFFSKEGEFLKKLFDRMQDDLFGCRVIRSHYLLVSRKATFLASLRPLAEEGFSRLFAYYRDISPRDFLLSLNFEDSLARSLCAEIGLDYEARVPNLAESTEFRSLLAADSFQRIYEERRMQQQSNFLTYLDSLGIAYAQDGLTVVDVGWKGSIQENVYNILEGRVDMQGFYAGFLVAAESLENNRKQGILFDNTRPLPHFNVYNNNRSLFEMMLGASHGSADGYFTPEQFAQLPDDHQREIRESIRTKNGSENGSENGEVLVTTLDLPEERRLFGEKIRPIQEQIFADACRLNQAFLRSGCTVPEPEWFARRHARMVFTPTTEEVEFFERLYHLENFGVFEYTDFCTDADLSLKERWQNFVTLRKDPAILEMGTWPPIILRRLGLDFYRHINGYRRLRREFKG; encoded by the coding sequence ATGAAGAGAGAATTGCTGACCACATGGACCATAGGGCAGGATAACCCGGCAGCAGTCTGTGGATATTTCCGGCAACAGGCTGAGAGCGGGGTGCAGTTTTTCTGCTTTGATTATTTCGACACCTTGGTTGTTCGGGAGATTGAACCGGAATACACCAAGCAGCTTGCGGCCAAGCTGCACAGTCAGCTCCTCAATAACCGCATCCCGCCTGAATCACTCTATGCCCTGCGGCAGGAGTTGGAACGGGAGATCTGCACCCAGAGTCAGGCTGCCGGTGGCGAACTGGAATTCTATCTGCATACCTTTGCCCCCCTGTATCGCACCCTGTTGCAGCAAACACTGGGCGATATCCCCCAGCTTGAGGATGAAGCGCGTTTTACCCAACAGATTTTGTCCATAGAAACCGTGGTGGAAAGGGCGGTGCAACAGCCCTGCGAGGAAGCCATCCAGGTGCTTATCTGGTTGAGGGAGCAGGGTATGTCCACGGTGTTGATCTCTGATTTTTATCTGCCCAGCCCTTGGTTCCACGTTATGCTGGAAAGCATGGGCATTCGCAAGTACTTTGATCATATCTATATCTCGGCAGATCATGGCGTGGCCAAGAGTTCCGGGCGATTATACCATAAGGTCTGCGCAGAATTGGGATGCCCTCCCGAGCAGATGCTGATGATCGGGGATAATCTCACCTCGGATGTGACACGGCCTGATGATTTAGGGATGGCATCTTTGTATCTGCTCAACCCACAGCAAAAGACCTTGTACAGCCGCTGGCAACCGGAGATGCTCAGCGAGTCCACGAGGTTGCGACAGCGTTTTATCGAGGCAGTGTCCACAGAAGGGGTGTTTAAGGAAATCAGCACCACGCTCTGGTATTTTACCCGTAACCTCTTGGAGACCTTGCAGGAACAAAGGATTCAGGATGTTGTCTTCTTCTCCAAAGAGGGTGAGTTTCTGAAAAAGCTCTTTGACCGGATGCAGGATGATCTGTTCGGTTGCCGGGTTATCCGCTCCCATTATCTCCTGGTGTCCCGCAAAGCCACCTTTCTCGCCTCCTTACGTCCTTTGGCTGAGGAGGGTTTCAGCCGCCTTTTTGCCTATTATCGGGATATCTCCCCCCGAGATTTTTTGCTCAGCCTGAACTTTGAAGACTCCCTGGCCCGGTCGCTCTGTGCAGAGATAGGTCTTGATTATGAGGCACGGGTGCCCAACCTTGCTGAGAGCACCGAGTTCCGCTCCTTGCTTGCTGCTGATTCCTTTCAGCGGATTTATGAAGAGCGGCGGATGCAGCAGCAGAGCAATTTCCTGACCTATCTTGACTCGCTGGGGATTGCCTATGCGCAGGATGGGCTGACCGTTGTCGATGTGGGCTGGAAAGGCTCTATTCAGGAGAATGTCTATAATATCCTGGAAGGGCGGGTGGATATGCAGGGCTTCTATGCCGGTTTTCTGGTAGCTGCAGAATCCTTGGAGAACAACAGGAAGCAGGGCATCCTCTTTGATAATACCCGGCCCCTCCCGCATTTTAACGTGTATAATAATAACCGTTCTCTGTTCGAGATGATGCTCGGTGCCTCGCATGGTAGTGCAGACGGCTATTTCACCCCGGAGCAGTTTGCGCAATTGCCGGATGATCATCAGCGAGAAATCAGAGAGAGTATCAGGACAAAAAACGGGAGCGAAAACGGGAGCGAAAACGGAGAAGTCCTCGTCACGACCTTGGATCTTCCTGAAGAACGTCGTCTTTTCGGCGAGAAAATACGCCCGATTCAGGAACAGATTTTTGCAGATGCCTGCCGCTTGAATCAGGCCTTCCTGCGTTCAGGCTGTACCGTGCCGGAACCGGAATGGTTTGCCCGTCGCCATGCCAGGATGGTCTTCACTCCCACCACCGAAGAAGTGGAATTCTTTGAGCGTCTCTATCATCTGGAAAATTTTGGGGTCTTTGAGTATACCGATTTTTGCACTGATGCCGATCTCTCGCTGAAAGAACGTTGGCAAAATTTTGTTACGCTCCGCAAGGATCCAGCCATTCTGGAAATGGGGACTTGGCCACCGATTATTCTCCGACGTCTTGGTTTGGATTTTTATCGCCATATTAATGGCTACAGGCGTTTGCGGCGTGAGTTCAAGGGATGA
- the gatA gene encoding Asp-tRNA(Asn)/Glu-tRNA(Gln) amidotransferase subunit GatA, with protein sequence MDLYNLTLQQAKDKLVAREITSVALTESVLHRIDQVEGKVKAYLSLHKDQAMAAAEEADKKLQAGQGGMLCGLPLSIKDVLCTSTMPTTCGSKILEGFVPPYDATVIEKLKTADSVLLGKVSMDEFAMGSTNENCAYSVPGNPWKAGYVAGGSSGGSAASVAAGECLGSLGSDTGGSIRQPASLCGVVGMKPTYGRVSRYGLIAFASSLDQVGPLTKDVADCALMMNAIAGHDPRDSTSIRQEVPDYIAALQDGMQGVRVGIPQEYFGDGLDPEVEKSVRAGIDMLKEAGAEIVEVSLPHTQYCVAVYYLIAPAEASSNLARFDGVRYGKRDLDADSLIDMYKQTRSQGFGDEVKRRILIGTYALSAGYYDAYYKKASQVRTLIKDDFAKAFSQCDVLASPVTPTPSWKIGQKSGDQLSLYLSDILTISANLAGTPGLSVPCGFSGDGLPIGMQLQATHFHEEALLRAAWNVEQRAGVKDRHPAL encoded by the coding sequence ATGGATTTATATAACCTTACCCTGCAACAGGCAAAAGATAAGCTGGTTGCGCGTGAAATCACCTCGGTTGCCTTAACCGAATCCGTATTGCATCGTATTGATCAGGTTGAGGGCAAGGTCAAGGCCTACCTGAGTTTGCATAAGGATCAGGCAATGGCGGCGGCGGAAGAGGCGGATAAGAAATTGCAGGCAGGACAGGGCGGTATGCTCTGCGGACTGCCGCTTTCGATCAAGGATGTGCTCTGTACCTCGACCATGCCCACCACCTGCGGTTCTAAGATCCTGGAAGGCTTTGTTCCTCCCTATGATGCCACGGTGATTGAGAAGCTGAAGACCGCTGACTCGGTGCTCTTGGGTAAGGTGAGTATGGATGAATTCGCTATGGGTTCCACTAATGAGAACTGCGCTTATAGTGTTCCAGGAAATCCCTGGAAGGCCGGGTACGTGGCAGGCGGTTCCAGCGGTGGTTCTGCGGCCTCGGTAGCTGCTGGGGAATGTCTAGGCTCCTTGGGGTCGGATACCGGCGGTTCCATCCGTCAGCCTGCTTCTCTTTGCGGGGTGGTGGGTATGAAACCCACCTATGGTCGAGTTTCCCGCTACGGGCTGATTGCCTTTGCCTCTTCCCTGGATCAGGTCGGACCCTTGACTAAGGATGTGGCGGACTGCGCCCTGATGATGAACGCCATTGCTGGCCATGATCCTCGGGATTCCACCTCGATCAGGCAGGAGGTGCCGGATTATATTGCCGCTCTTCAGGACGGTATGCAGGGGGTTCGGGTGGGTATCCCCCAGGAATACTTCGGTGACGGGTTGGACCCTGAGGTGGAAAAATCAGTCCGTGCCGGTATTGATATGCTTAAAGAGGCCGGTGCCGAGATCGTGGAGGTTTCCCTGCCCCACACTCAATATTGCGTAGCGGTTTATTATCTGATCGCTCCGGCAGAGGCCAGCTCCAATCTGGCTCGTTTTGACGGGGTTCGCTACGGCAAGCGGGATCTTGATGCGGACAGCCTGATTGATATGTATAAACAGACTCGCTCCCAAGGCTTTGGAGACGAAGTGAAACGACGTATTCTTATCGGAACCTATGCCCTGTCTGCGGGGTATTATGATGCCTATTATAAAAAGGCCTCTCAGGTGCGCACCCTGATCAAGGATGATTTTGCCAAGGCCTTTAGCCAATGCGACGTGCTGGCCTCACCGGTTACGCCGACACCTTCCTGGAAAATCGGACAAAAGAGCGGGGATCAGCTCTCCTTGTACCTGTCCGACATCCTCACCATTTCTGCTAACTTGGCCGGAACACCGGGTCTCTCGGTGCCCTGCGGTTTTTCCGGCGATGGCCTGCCCATTGGGATGCAGTTGCAGGCAACCCATTTTCATGAAGAGGCACTTTTGCGGGCTGCCTGGAATGTGGAACAACGGGCCGGGGTAAAAGACCGCCATCCAGCTCTATGA
- a CDS encoding glycosyltransferase family 2 protein, which produces MRFSIITPSYNTVPYLEQTIQSVLAQQEGQGVSLEYIVVDGGSTDGSQEILQHYAQDITHTVIEPDTGPANAINKGLRLATGEVIAWLNADDVYYPRTLERVGQALACRPDAAFCFGGCPIIDEQGQEIRSGITRFKESFYPVSSRFTYQCINYLSQPALFFRRQAVEQAGLLPENMVAAWDYQFILRLWHCGDGVEVAGPPLSAFRWHEGSISGQNFQVQFEEEYLAAKADAGTLSLQTLLHFCVRWGIVGAYSAMAGLRRRTGQAE; this is translated from the coding sequence ATGCGCTTTTCCATTATTACACCGAGCTATAATACTGTTCCTTATCTGGAGCAGACCATCCAGTCTGTTCTTGCACAACAGGAGGGGCAGGGTGTTTCTCTTGAATATATCGTGGTTGATGGTGGAAGCACGGATGGCTCGCAGGAGATCCTCCAGCACTATGCCCAGGATATCACCCATACAGTGATAGAGCCTGATACCGGTCCGGCTAATGCCATTAATAAGGGTTTGCGGCTGGCCACCGGTGAGGTCATTGCTTGGCTGAATGCCGATGATGTTTATTATCCGAGAACCTTGGAGCGCGTTGGTCAGGCCTTGGCCTGTCGGCCTGATGCGGCCTTCTGTTTCGGTGGCTGTCCGATTATTGATGAGCAGGGACAGGAAATTCGTTCCGGGATTACTCGTTTTAAGGAGTCCTTTTATCCCGTTTCCTCCCGCTTCACCTATCAATGCATCAACTATCTTTCCCAGCCTGCTTTGTTTTTTCGTCGTCAGGCCGTAGAACAGGCAGGTTTGCTGCCGGAAAACATGGTGGCTGCCTGGGATTACCAGTTTATTCTTCGCCTCTGGCATTGCGGTGATGGGGTTGAGGTAGCTGGTCCGCCGCTTTCCGCCTTTCGTTGGCATGAAGGATCAATTAGCGGGCAGAATTTTCAGGTCCAGTTTGAGGAAGAGTATCTGGCTGCAAAGGCAGATGCCGGTACCCTGAGCCTCCAGACCCTGCTCCATTTTTGTGTTCGCTGGGGGATTGTTGGGGCCTATTCGGCAATGGCTGGCTTGCGAAGAAGAACCGGACAGGCAGAGTAA